Proteins encoded by one window of Arachis hypogaea cultivar Tifrunner chromosome 1, arahy.Tifrunner.gnm2.J5K5, whole genome shotgun sequence:
- the LOC112695266 gene encoding small ribosomal subunit protein eS10z → MIIPEKNRKEICKYLFQEGVCYAKKDFNLAKHPEIDVPNLQVIKLMQSFKSKEYVRETFAWMHYYWFLTNDGIEHLRTYLNLPSEIVPATLKKQAKPSGRPFGGPPGDRPRGPPRFEGERRFGDRDGYRGGPRGPGGDFGGDKGGAPADYRPSFGGAGGRPGFGRGAGGFGGGAPTSSNAS, encoded by the exons ATG ATCATTCCGGAGAAGAACCGCAAGGAGATCTGCAAGTACCTATTCCAAG AGGGAGTATGCTACGCGAAGAAGGACTTCAATCTTGCGAAACACCCTGAGATCGATGTGCCGAATCTGCAGGTGATTAAGCTGATGCAGAGCTTCAAGTCGAAGGAGTACGTTAGGGAGACGTTCGCCTGGATGCACTATTATTGGTTCCTCACCAACGACGGCATCGAGCATCTCAGGACTTACCTCAACCTTCCTTCTGAGATCGTCCCCGCCACTCTCAAGAAGCAGGCCAAGCCATCTGGCAGGCCTTTTGGCGGCCCACCGGGTGACCGCCCCAG GGGTCCACCTCGCTTTGAGGGAGAACGCAGATTTGGTGATCGTGATGGATACCGTGGAGGTCCCCGTGGACCTGGTGGTGATTTTGGAGGAGACAAGGGTGGTGCTCCTGCTGACTACAGACCTTCTTTTGGG GGTGCTGGTGGAAGGCCTGGCTTTGGTCGTGGTGCTGGTGGTTTTGGAGGTGGTGCTCCAACAAGCTCAAATGCTTCTTAA
- the LOC112695276 gene encoding uncharacterized protein, with protein MVSDSVPAALIPSAANTKNLGKKKRTNRSAKLKQNKIEARREQWLSQGSVKSKGCKDVIDSDGHELPLSSGNHGKRPLEQLETRHRVEEDDGLIHQHSDSESPANSPTGNDSGTNFTGSSGSSSGSSSSRSSSSYSSAGCCSGNITEEDDDEEEEGGGEEEGDDGCLDDWEAVADALAANDKRQNPCSDSPPSHGDESVVQMASSNCEDPNRGPNSGSRNLKPESANLVPWTGNCRAWRADDAFRPQSLPNLSKQHSLPISDRRCGGGVLWSRSAMPSSCPICCEDLDLTDTSFLPCLCGFRLCLFCHKRILEEDARCPGCRKPYECEAVVETEPSVLGGSLTLRLARSCSMVERS; from the exons ATGGTTTCTGATTCAGTTCCCGCCGCTCTTATTCCTTCAGCTGCAAACACTAAGAACCTCGGCAAGAAGAAGAGG ACCAACAGGTCTGCAAAATTGAAACAGAACAAAATTGAAGCGCGTCGTGAGCAATGGTTATCCCAAG GTTCTGTCAAGAGCAAGGGGTGCAAGGATGTAATCGACAGTGATGGCCACGAGCTGCCATTGTCATCCGGGAATCATGGCAAGCGTCCGCTGGAGCAGTTGGAGACTAGGCACAGGGTGGAAGAAGACGACGGGTTGATCCATCAACACAGCGATTCGGAATCACCAGCTAACAGCCCCACAGGCAATGATTCTGGGACGAATTTCACTGGAAGCAGTGGCAGCAGTAGCGGGAGCAGTAGCAGTAGGAGCAGCAGTAGTTACAGCAGCGCTGGGTGTTGCTCTGGAAACATAACAGAAGAAGATGACGATGAAGAAGAGGAAGGAGGAGGggaagaagaaggtgatgatggTTGCTTGGATGATTGGGAGGCTGTGGCAGATGCTCTAGCCGCCAATGACAAGCGCCAGAACCCTTGTTCTGATTCACCTCCTTCACACGGCGATGAATCCGTTGTGCAAATGGCTTCATCGAACTGTGAAGATCCAAACAGGGGGCCGAATTCAGGGTCTCGGAATTTGAAACCTGAGAGTGCTAATTTGGTTCCTTGGACTGGTAATTGCCGAGCTTGGAGGGCTGATGATGCATTTCGACCCCAGAGTTTGCCCAATTTGTCCAAGCAGCACAGCTTGCCAATCTCCGACCGACGTTGCGGTGGTGGTGTCCTTTGGAGTCGCTCTGCTATGCCATCATCATGTCCTATATGCTGTGAGGATCTCGATTTGACAGACACGAGTTTCTTGCCTTGCTTGTGTGGCTTTCGGCTTTGCCTCTTTTGCCATAAGAGGATTCTTGAAGAAGATGCTCGCTGCCCTGGCTGCAGGAAGCCTTATGAGTGCGAAGCTGTTGTTGAGACGGAGCCTAGTGTGCTTGGAGGCAGTCTCACCCTTCGGTTGGCTCGATCTTGTAGCATGGTCGAAAGGTCTTGA